In Drosophila gunungcola strain Sukarami unplaced genomic scaffold, Dgunungcola_SK_2 000127F, whole genome shotgun sequence, the following proteins share a genomic window:
- the LOC128265520 gene encoding inositol hexakisphosphate and diphosphoinositol-pentakisphosphate kinase isoform X26 — MSYTELESGYQDISQQQQQQNSHQNQPQQRVGFYLGLQDGNGDTDFGDSNDGMDSDTSTSSSNSKQVVVGICAMAKKTQSKPMKEILTRLGEFEFIKLVTFEENVILREPVQNWPTCDCLVSFHSKGFPLEKAIEYAQLRNPFVLNNLHMQYDIQDRRRVYAILEKEGIEIPRYAVLDRDSPDPKHHELIESEDHVEVNGITFNKPFVEKPVSAEDHNIYIYYPTSAGGGSQRLFRKIGSRSSVYSPESRVRKTGSFIYEDFMPTDGTDVKVYTVGPDYAHAEARKSPALDGKVERDSEGKEIRYPVILNHSEKLISRKVCLAFKQTVCGFDLLRANGKSYVCDVNGFSFVKNSNKYYDDCAKILGNMILRELTPTLHIPWSVPFQLDDPPIVPTTFGKMMELRCVVAVIRHGDRTPKQKMKVEVRHPKFFEIFEKYDGYKLGHVKLKRPKQLQEILDIARFLLSEIHTKAHAEIEEKESKLEQLKNVLEMYGHFSGINRKVQMKYQPKGRPRGSSSDDTNLAADQPVEPSLVLILKWGGELTPAGRIQAEELGRIFRCMYPGGQGRSDYSGTQGLGLLRLHSTFRHDLKIYASDEGRVQMTAAAFAKGLLALEGELTPILVQMVKSANTNGLLDNDCDSSKYQNLAKGRLHELMQNDREFSKEDRELINPCNSKSITQALDFVKNPVDCCHHVHQLIRELLHIISIKKDDPKTKDAILYHGETWDLMRCRWEKIEKDFSTKSKLFDISKIPDIYDCIKYDLQHNQHTLQYDQAEELYIYAKNLADIVIPQEYGLTPQEKLAIGQGICSPLLRKIKGDLQRNIDEVEDEFMNRLNPHYSHGVASPQRHVRTRLYFTSESHVHSLLTVLRYGGLLNVVTDEQWRRAMDYISMVSELNYMSQIVIMLYEDPTKDPTSEERFHVELHFSPGVNCCVQKNLPPGPGFRPHSHGDNACNVSMQSSDESNPARIEEENDSNSGEEREGKKRASTGQRSSDRSAERTSPAFGFNRLELRSKQFKSKPIPIGAHHTVSGHEAMDLAKRLNEELASQQQQQQQNQQLRPISPDIRAVSPDCEPRSRSFEQRPSSGVCAKEPVVGPNCKEVSQAVTPQFEDITEARTAEFAEITHARVGVTNSSDGGAFQKAGNRTALQIRVTDSLSFFKIDSSTNELPLSDIDFSLHPATPQCGPLSHKRLHVLTMRRMESCDEGDDLEQLRHLPQISPMATNERPLSSCNCSSSAVQAHSHSKSLMDLGQAIAPIGPAETGQDLETGGEASTAAEVSASSFDDDFQLSSSAPAILMSSHFSQRPLVANLSPMAHATTSPTASTLRLCQDMDKAWATALDSASSSAQRKATSSSCGQLSMPATAPAVTENPFRFTVSSVGAATASSACFVNCFEPIEEQVTPTMEVDSQPPQPEPQVVYNLPTLLITGAASNTEMTSKKEASRMTKTPIISTIFAPIDGEISQDIALPIDIGIQTAECTTIVTPTHITTDVTIDTTTVTPTVTPTDTIGKAIPTVTTTDISKDSQVSVSVSASVSSANSSTSSRRQRHSIAGQMSYMKMLGFGGFSKKMATSANSLFSTAVISGSSSAPNLRDMIPVSSSGFGDVPPIRPLETLHNALSLRKLDSFLQDMILAQIFKTPTGSPPRGFAKSTLPAVSSMTLNAASGNEAPVAGQPAMPKPATPTFDRRGSEYGSTIDAHPQESQCPILDDSNSVLLQSLAEKMQQNPTEPSI; from the exons ATGTCCTATACCGAATTGGAATCGGGATACCAGGATATAtcccagcaacagcagcagcaaaattCGCACCAAAATCAGCCACAGCAGCGTGTCGGTTTCTACTTGGGATTACAGGATGGCAAC GGCGACACGGACTTTGGGGACAGCAATGACGGCATGGACTCCGATACGAGCACCTCGTCCAGCAACAGCAAGCAGGTGGTCGTTGGCATCTGTGCGATGGCCAAGAAGACACAGTCGAAGCCGATGAAGGAGATCCTCACACGCCTCGGTGAATTCGAGTTCATCAAACTGGTGACGTTCGAGGAGAACGTGATCTTGCGGGAACCTGTCCAAAATTGGCCCACTTGCGATTGCCTGGTCTCGTTCCACTCGAAGGGCTTTCCGCTGGAGAAGGCCATCGAGTATGCTCAACTGAGGAATCCATTTGTGCTGAATAACCTGCACATGCAGTATGATATTCAGGATAGGAGAAGGGTGTACGCCATTCTGGAGAAGGAGGGCATCGAGATACCGCGCTATGCCGTCCTCGATCGTGACTCCCCGGATCCCAAAC ATCATGAGCTAATCGAATCCGAGGACCATGTCGAAGTCAATGGTATCACCTTTAACAAGCCGTTCGTGGAGAAACCCGTCTCGGCAGAGGACCACAATATATACATCTACTACCCAACATCGGCGGGCGGCGGAAGTCAACGACTTTTCCGGAAAATCGGCAGCCGGAGCAGCGTATATTCCCCGGAGTCGAGGGTGCGAAAGACGGGATCGTTTATCTACGAGGACTTTATGCCCACCGATG GCACGGACGTCAAGGTGTACACCGTTGGACCGGACTACGCCCATGCCGAGGCCCGCAAAAGTCCCGCCCTGGATGGCAAAGTGGAGCGCGACAGCGAGGGCAAAGAGATACGCTACCCGGTGATCCTCAATCATTCCGAGAAGCTCATTTCGAGGAAGGTGTGCCTGGCCTTCAAGCAAACCGTCTGCGGATTCGATCTGCTGCGCGCCAACGGGAAGAGCTACGTCTGCGATGTGAATGGATTCAGTTTTGTGAAAAACTCGAACAAGTACTATGATGACTGCGCCAAGATACTGGGCAACATGATCCTCAGGGAGCTAACGCCCACGCTGCACATCCCCTGGTCGGTGCCGTTCCAACTGGACGATCCACCCATTGTGCCCACCACATTTGGCAAGATGATGGAGCTGCGCTGCGTGGTGGCCGTAATCCGACATGGCGATCGCACGCCCAAGCAAAAGATGAAGGTGGAGGTGCGGCATCCCAA ATTCTTTGAGATCTTCGAGAAGTACGATGGCTATAAGCTGGGCCACGTCAAGCTGAAGCGGCCAAAGCAACTGCAGGAGATACTGGACATCGCCCGCTTTTTGCTCAGCGAGATCCACACGAAGGCCCATGCCGAGATCGAGGAGAAGGAGAGCAAGCTGGAGCAGCTGAAGAACGTCCTGGAGATGTACGGCCACTTCTCGGGCATAAATCGCAAGGTTCAGATGAAGTACCAGCCAAAGGGTCGTCCACGCGGCTCCAGCTCCGATGACA CCAATCTAGCAGCGGATCAGCCTGTGGAGCCATCGCTGGTCCTCATCCTCAAGTGGGGCGGCGAACTGACGCCAGCCGGTCGCATCCAGGCGGAGGAACTGGGCCGCATCTTTCGGTGCATGTATCCAGGCGGACAGGGAAGATCGGATTACTCGGGCACCCAGGGCTTGGGTCTGCTCAG ATTACACTCTACGTTCCGGCACGACCTGAAGATCTACGCCTCGGATGAGGGACGTGTCCAGATGACGGCGGCCGCCTTTGCCAAGGGTTTGCTGGCCCTGGAAGGCGAACTCACACCCATTCTCGTACAGATGGTGAAGAGTGCGAACACGAATGGACTGCTGGACAATGATTGCGACTCCAGCAAATATCAGAACCT GGCCAAGGGACGCCTTCACGAGCTAATGCAGAATGACCGCGAGTTCTCCAAGGAGGATCGCGAGCTGATCAATCCGTGCAATAGCAAATCGATCACCCAGGCTCTGGACTTTGTGAAGAATCCGGTGGACTGCTGCCACCATGTCCATCAGCTCATCCGCGAGCTCCTGCACATCATCAGCATCAAGAAGGACGACCCCAAGACCAAGGATGCCATCTTGTATCATGGCGAGACATGGGACCTGATGCGTTGTCGCTGGGAGAAGATCGAAAAGGATTTCAGCACCAAGTCAAAGCTGTTTGACATCTCCAAAATACCGGATATCTACGATTGCATCAAGTACGATCTGCAGCATAATCAACATACGTTGCAGTATGATCAGGCGGAGGAGTTGTATATCTATGCGAAGAACCTGGCCGATATAGTCATACCGCAGGAGTATGGATTGACGCCGCAAGAGAAACTGGCCATTGGGCAGGGTATTTGCTCACCGTTATTGAGAAAGATCAAAGGGGATCTGCAGCGGAATATCGACGAGGTGGAGGATGAGTTCATGAACCGTTTGAATCCGCACTACAGCCATGGCGTGGCCAGTCCTCAGAGGCATGTCCGTACAAGGCTCTATTTCACCAGCGAATCCCATGTCCATTCGCTTCTCACAGTTCTACGCTACGGGGGATTACTCAATGTGGTCACGGATGAGCAGTGGCGTCGGGCCATGGACTACATTTCGATGGTATCAGAGCTCAACTACATGTCCCAGATCGTCATCATGCTGTACGAGGACCCCACCAAGGATCCCACATCCGAAGAACGCTTTCACGTCGAGCTGCACTTCAGTCCGGGCGTAAATTGTTGTGTGCAGAAGAATCTGCCGCCGGGTCCGGGCTTTAGGCCGCATTCGCACGGCGACAACGCCTGCAATGTGAGTATGCAGTCATCGGACGAGTCAAATCCCGCCAGGATCGAGGAGGAGAACGACTCGAATTCTGGAGAGGAGCGGGAGGGCAAGAAGCGAGCG TCCACCGGCCAAAGGAGCTCGGATCGCAGCGCTGAACGCACCTCGCCTGCCTTTGGATTCAACAGGCTGGAGCTGCGATCGAAGCAGTTCAAATCGAAGCCCATACCCATCGGTGCCCACCACACGGTCAGCGGCCATGAGGCAATGGATCTGGCCAAGCGGCTGAACGAGGAGCTGGCctctcagcagcagcagcaacagcagaacCAGCAGCTCCGCCCCATCAGTCCGGATATCCGGGCAGTGAGCCCCGACTGCGAGCCACGTTCCCGGAGCTTCGAGCAGCGACCCTCCTCCGGCGTCTGTGCCAAGGAGCCGG TAGTTGGTCCTAATTGTAAAGAGGTTTCCCAGGCTGTTACTCCTCAATTTGAGGATATTACCGAGGCTCGTACTGCTGAATTTGCCGAAATAACCCATGCTCGAGTAGGCGTGACCAATAGCTCGGATGGTGGAGCTTTTCAAAAGGCTGGAAATCGCACGGCTTTGCAGATTCGGGTTACGGACAGTTTGTCCTTCTTCAAAATTGACTCATCGACGAACGAACTGCCGTTGTCGGACATTGATTTCTCGCTCCACCCGGCAACGCCACAATGCGGTCCGTTGTCGCACAAACGCCTCCATGTGCTGACCATGCGGCGCATGGAGAGCTGTGACGAGGGCGACGATCTCGAGCAGCTTAGGCACCTGCCGCAGATCTCGCCGATGGCCACCAACGAGCGGCCATTGAGCTCTTGCAATTGCAGCAGCTCTGCGGTTCAGGCGCACTCGCACTCCAAAAGTCTGATGGACTTGGGACAGGCGATTGCTCCGATTGGTCCAGCAGAAACTGGGCAGGATTTGGAAACGGGCGGTGAGGCGTCAACTGCGGCGGAGGTGAGTGCCAGCAGTTTCGATGATGACTTCCAGTTGTCCAGCTCTGCACCGGCCATCCTGATGAGCTCTCACTTTAGCCAAAGGCCTTTGGTGGCCAATCTTTCGCCTATGGCGCATGCCACCACCTCGCCCACAGCCTCGACTTTACGTCTCTGCCAGGATATGGACAAGGCTTGGGCTACGGCTTTGGATTCGGCCTCATCATCTGCTCAACGCAAGGCCACCAGTAGCTCCTGTGGTCAGCTGTCCATGCCAGCCACGGCTCCTGCTGTGACGGAGAATCCGTTTCGCTTCACCGTTTCATCAGTGGGTGCGGCAACGGCATCTAGTGCCTGTTTTGTGAATTGCTTTGAGCCAATCGAAGAGCAGGTCACTCCCACCATGGAGGTGGATTcacagccgccgcagccaGAGCCTCAAGTGGTGTATAATTTGCCCACGTTGCTGATTACAGGCGCAGCCAGTAACACCGAAATGACGAGCAAAAAGGAAGCCAGTAGAATGACAAAGACACCAataatttcaacaatttttgcaCCAATAGATGGGGAAATATCTCAAGATATAGCTCTACCAATAGATATAGGAATACAGACAGCAGAATGTACAACAATAGTTACACCAACTCATATTACAACAGATGTAACAATAGATACAACAACGGTTACACCAACAGTAACACCAACAGATACAATAGGAAAAGCAATACCAACAGTTACAACCACCGATATTTCAAAAG ATAGCCAAGTCTCGGTGTCGGTTTCGGCCTCGGTGTCATCGGCCAACTCGTCCACGTCGTCGCGTCGCCAAAGACACAGTATTGCCGGCCAGATGTCCTATATGAAAATGTTGGGTTTCGGTGGTTTTAGCAAAAAGATGGCCACCAGCGCGAATAGCCTTTTCAGCACCGCCGTCATCAGCGGCAGCTCGTCCGCCCCAAATCTTCGCGACATGATACCGGTCTCGTCATCCG GATTTGGCGATGTGCCACCAATCCGGCCACTTGAGACGCTGCACAATGCCCTGTCGCTGCGCAAGTTGGACAGCTTCCTGCAGGACATGATCCTGGCGCAGATCTTTAAGACGCCGACAGGATCGCCGCCACGTGGCTTTGCCAAGAGCACTTTGCCAGCGGTCTCCTCAATGACGCTGAACGCCGCCTCCGGCAACGAGGCGCCAGTGGCCGGTCAGCCGGCGATGCCCAAGCCCGCAACGCCGACCTTTGACCGTCGTGGCAGCGAGTACGGATCCACGATCGATGCCCATCCGCAGGAGAGCCAGTGCCCCATTCTGGACGACAGCAACTCCGTGCTGCTGCAATCGCTGGCGGAAAAGATGCAGC
- the LOC128265520 gene encoding inositol hexakisphosphate and diphosphoinositol-pentakisphosphate kinase isoform X15: protein MEWTWFKDWWRLKKLRSRHQRHKKKEAAAAAAGAAVTAAAVLPGSDCKVEGVGSKDPQTNRRHSLDAVPSDGTIARRRRGRGRDRLRRNRLLQRQRRSQSAGVSSQPGSENALIRSQDDDDDDGEYGPFNVSDYEDYGPNHGSDEDSDDFCFCDVCMNGDTDFGDSNDGMDSDTSTSSSNSKQVVVGICAMAKKTQSKPMKEILTRLGEFEFIKLVTFEENVILREPVQNWPTCDCLVSFHSKGFPLEKAIEYAQLRNPFVLNNLHMQYDIQDRRRVYAILEKEGIEIPRYAVLDRDSPDPKHHELIESEDHVEVNGITFNKPFVEKPVSAEDHNIYIYYPTSAGGGSQRLFRKIGSRSSVYSPESRVRKTGSFIYEDFMPTDGTDVKVYTVGPDYAHAEARKSPALDGKVERDSEGKEIRYPVILNHSEKLISRKVCLAFKQTVCGFDLLRANGKSYVCDVNGFSFVKNSNKYYDDCAKILGNMILRELTPTLHIPWSVPFQLDDPPIVPTTFGKMMELRCVVAVIRHGDRTPKQKMKVEVRHPKFFEIFEKYDGYKLGHVKLKRPKQLQEILDIARFLLSEIHTKAHAEIEEKESKLEQLKNVLEMYGHFSGINRKVQMKYQPKGRPRGSSSDDSKSARIPPYPSAPINKSEANLAADQPVEPSLVLILKWGGELTPAGRIQAEELGRIFRCMYPGGQGRSDYSGTQGLGLLRLHSTFRHDLKIYASDEGRVQMTAAAFAKGLLALEGELTPILVQMVKSANTNGLLDNDCDSSKYQNLAKGRLHELMQNDREFSKEDRELINPCNSKSITQALDFVKNPVDCCHHVHQLIRELLHIISIKKDDPKTKDAILYHGETWDLMRCRWEKIEKDFSTKSKLFDISKIPDIYDCIKYDLQHNQHTLQYDQAEELYIYAKNLADIVIPQEYGLTPQEKLAIGQGICSPLLRKIKGDLQRNIDEVEDEFMNRLNPHYSHGVASPQRHVRTRLYFTSESHVHSLLTVLRYGGLLNVVTDEQWRRAMDYISMVSELNYMSQIVIMLYEDPTKDPTSEERFHVELHFSPGVNCCVQKNLPPGPGFRPHSHGDNACNVSMQSSDESNPARIEEENDSNSGEEREGKKRASTGQRSSDRSAERTSPAFGFNRLELRSKQFKSKPIPIGAHHTVSGHEAMDLAKRLNEELASQQQQQQQNQQLRPISPDIRAVSPDCEPRSRSFEQRPSSGVCAKEPVVGPNCKEVSQAVTPQFEDITEARTAEFAEITHARVGVTNSSDGGAFQKAGNRTALQIRVTDSLSFFKIDSSTNELPLSDIDFSLHPATPQCGPLSHKRLHVLTMRRMESCDEGDDLEQLRHLPQISPMATNERPLSSCNCSSSAVQAHSHSKSLMDLGQAIAPIGPAETGQDLETGGEASTAAEVSASSFDDDFQLSSSAPAILMSSHFSQRPLVANLSPMAHATTSPTASTLRLCQDMDKAWATALDSASSSAQRKATSSSCGQLSMPATAPAVTENPFRFTVSSVGAATASSACFVNCFEPIEEQVTPTMEVDSQPPQPEPQVVYNLPTLLITGAASNTEMTSKKEASRMTKTPIISTIFAPIDGEISQDIALPIDIGIQTAECTTIVTPTHITTDVTIDTTTVTPTVTPTDTIGKAIPTVTTTDISKDSQVSVSVSASVSSANSSTSSRRQRHSIAGQMSYMKMLGFGGFSKKMATSANSLFSTAVISGSSSAPNLRDMIPVSSSGFGDVPPIRPLETLHNALSLRKLDSFLQDMILAQIFKTPTGSPPRGFAKSTLPAVSSMTLNAASGNEAPVAGQPAMPKPATPTFDRRGSEYGSTIDAHPQESQCPILDDSNSVLLQSLAEKMQQNPTEPSI from the exons ATGGAGTGGACGTGGTTTAAGGACTGGTGGCGTCTCAAAAAGCTCCGATCGCGTCATCAGCGgcataaaaagaaagaagcaGCCGCGGCAGCCGCAGGAGCTGCAGTAACTGCTGCAGCGGTTTTGCCGGGCTCGGATTGCAAGGTGGAAGGCGTTGGTTCCAAGGATCCGCAGACAAATCGGCGTCACAGCTTGGACGCGGTGCCATCCGATGGAACTATAGCCAGACGTCGACGGGGTCGTGGTCGCGATCGTTTGCGCCGCAATCGCTTGCTGCAACGCCAGCGACGGAGTCAAAGTGCCGGAGTTAGCAGTCAACCGGGCTCGGAGAACGCGCTCATTAGAAGccaggacgacgacgacgacgatgggGAGTACGGACCCTTCAACGTCAGTGATTACGAGGATTACGGTCCGAATCATGGGAGCGACGAGGATAGCGATGACTTCTGCTTCTGCGATGTCTGTATGAAT GGCGACACGGACTTTGGGGACAGCAATGACGGCATGGACTCCGATACGAGCACCTCGTCCAGCAACAGCAAGCAGGTGGTCGTTGGCATCTGTGCGATGGCCAAGAAGACACAGTCGAAGCCGATGAAGGAGATCCTCACACGCCTCGGTGAATTCGAGTTCATCAAACTGGTGACGTTCGAGGAGAACGTGATCTTGCGGGAACCTGTCCAAAATTGGCCCACTTGCGATTGCCTGGTCTCGTTCCACTCGAAGGGCTTTCCGCTGGAGAAGGCCATCGAGTATGCTCAACTGAGGAATCCATTTGTGCTGAATAACCTGCACATGCAGTATGATATTCAGGATAGGAGAAGGGTGTACGCCATTCTGGAGAAGGAGGGCATCGAGATACCGCGCTATGCCGTCCTCGATCGTGACTCCCCGGATCCCAAAC ATCATGAGCTAATCGAATCCGAGGACCATGTCGAAGTCAATGGTATCACCTTTAACAAGCCGTTCGTGGAGAAACCCGTCTCGGCAGAGGACCACAATATATACATCTACTACCCAACATCGGCGGGCGGCGGAAGTCAACGACTTTTCCGGAAAATCGGCAGCCGGAGCAGCGTATATTCCCCGGAGTCGAGGGTGCGAAAGACGGGATCGTTTATCTACGAGGACTTTATGCCCACCGATG GCACGGACGTCAAGGTGTACACCGTTGGACCGGACTACGCCCATGCCGAGGCCCGCAAAAGTCCCGCCCTGGATGGCAAAGTGGAGCGCGACAGCGAGGGCAAAGAGATACGCTACCCGGTGATCCTCAATCATTCCGAGAAGCTCATTTCGAGGAAGGTGTGCCTGGCCTTCAAGCAAACCGTCTGCGGATTCGATCTGCTGCGCGCCAACGGGAAGAGCTACGTCTGCGATGTGAATGGATTCAGTTTTGTGAAAAACTCGAACAAGTACTATGATGACTGCGCCAAGATACTGGGCAACATGATCCTCAGGGAGCTAACGCCCACGCTGCACATCCCCTGGTCGGTGCCGTTCCAACTGGACGATCCACCCATTGTGCCCACCACATTTGGCAAGATGATGGAGCTGCGCTGCGTGGTGGCCGTAATCCGACATGGCGATCGCACGCCCAAGCAAAAGATGAAGGTGGAGGTGCGGCATCCCAA ATTCTTTGAGATCTTCGAGAAGTACGATGGCTATAAGCTGGGCCACGTCAAGCTGAAGCGGCCAAAGCAACTGCAGGAGATACTGGACATCGCCCGCTTTTTGCTCAGCGAGATCCACACGAAGGCCCATGCCGAGATCGAGGAGAAGGAGAGCAAGCTGGAGCAGCTGAAGAACGTCCTGGAGATGTACGGCCACTTCTCGGGCATAAATCGCAAGGTTCAGATGAAGTACCAGCCAAAGGGTCGTCCACGCGGCTCCAGCTCCGATGACAGTAAGTCCGCTCGGATTCCCCCATATCCAAGTGCCCCGATTAACAAAAGCGAAGCCAATCTAGCAGCGGATCAGCCTGTGGAGCCATCGCTGGTCCTCATCCTCAAGTGGGGCGGCGAACTGACGCCAGCCGGTCGCATCCAGGCGGAGGAACTGGGCCGCATCTTTCGGTGCATGTATCCAGGCGGACAGGGAAGATCGGATTACTCGGGCACCCAGGGCTTGGGTCTGCTCAG ATTACACTCTACGTTCCGGCACGACCTGAAGATCTACGCCTCGGATGAGGGACGTGTCCAGATGACGGCGGCCGCCTTTGCCAAGGGTTTGCTGGCCCTGGAAGGCGAACTCACACCCATTCTCGTACAGATGGTGAAGAGTGCGAACACGAATGGACTGCTGGACAATGATTGCGACTCCAGCAAATATCAGAACCT GGCCAAGGGACGCCTTCACGAGCTAATGCAGAATGACCGCGAGTTCTCCAAGGAGGATCGCGAGCTGATCAATCCGTGCAATAGCAAATCGATCACCCAGGCTCTGGACTTTGTGAAGAATCCGGTGGACTGCTGCCACCATGTCCATCAGCTCATCCGCGAGCTCCTGCACATCATCAGCATCAAGAAGGACGACCCCAAGACCAAGGATGCCATCTTGTATCATGGCGAGACATGGGACCTGATGCGTTGTCGCTGGGAGAAGATCGAAAAGGATTTCAGCACCAAGTCAAAGCTGTTTGACATCTCCAAAATACCGGATATCTACGATTGCATCAAGTACGATCTGCAGCATAATCAACATACGTTGCAGTATGATCAGGCGGAGGAGTTGTATATCTATGCGAAGAACCTGGCCGATATAGTCATACCGCAGGAGTATGGATTGACGCCGCAAGAGAAACTGGCCATTGGGCAGGGTATTTGCTCACCGTTATTGAGAAAGATCAAAGGGGATCTGCAGCGGAATATCGACGAGGTGGAGGATGAGTTCATGAACCGTTTGAATCCGCACTACAGCCATGGCGTGGCCAGTCCTCAGAGGCATGTCCGTACAAGGCTCTATTTCACCAGCGAATCCCATGTCCATTCGCTTCTCACAGTTCTACGCTACGGGGGATTACTCAATGTGGTCACGGATGAGCAGTGGCGTCGGGCCATGGACTACATTTCGATGGTATCAGAGCTCAACTACATGTCCCAGATCGTCATCATGCTGTACGAGGACCCCACCAAGGATCCCACATCCGAAGAACGCTTTCACGTCGAGCTGCACTTCAGTCCGGGCGTAAATTGTTGTGTGCAGAAGAATCTGCCGCCGGGTCCGGGCTTTAGGCCGCATTCGCACGGCGACAACGCCTGCAATGTGAGTATGCAGTCATCGGACGAGTCAAATCCCGCCAGGATCGAGGAGGAGAACGACTCGAATTCTGGAGAGGAGCGGGAGGGCAAGAAGCGAGCG TCCACCGGCCAAAGGAGCTCGGATCGCAGCGCTGAACGCACCTCGCCTGCCTTTGGATTCAACAGGCTGGAGCTGCGATCGAAGCAGTTCAAATCGAAGCCCATACCCATCGGTGCCCACCACACGGTCAGCGGCCATGAGGCAATGGATCTGGCCAAGCGGCTGAACGAGGAGCTGGCctctcagcagcagcagcaacagcagaacCAGCAGCTCCGCCCCATCAGTCCGGATATCCGGGCAGTGAGCCCCGACTGCGAGCCACGTTCCCGGAGCTTCGAGCAGCGACCCTCCTCCGGCGTCTGTGCCAAGGAGCCGG TAGTTGGTCCTAATTGTAAAGAGGTTTCCCAGGCTGTTACTCCTCAATTTGAGGATATTACCGAGGCTCGTACTGCTGAATTTGCCGAAATAACCCATGCTCGAGTAGGCGTGACCAATAGCTCGGATGGTGGAGCTTTTCAAAAGGCTGGAAATCGCACGGCTTTGCAGATTCGGGTTACGGACAGTTTGTCCTTCTTCAAAATTGACTCATCGACGAACGAACTGCCGTTGTCGGACATTGATTTCTCGCTCCACCCGGCAACGCCACAATGCGGTCCGTTGTCGCACAAACGCCTCCATGTGCTGACCATGCGGCGCATGGAGAGCTGTGACGAGGGCGACGATCTCGAGCAGCTTAGGCACCTGCCGCAGATCTCGCCGATGGCCACCAACGAGCGGCCATTGAGCTCTTGCAATTGCAGCAGCTCTGCGGTTCAGGCGCACTCGCACTCCAAAAGTCTGATGGACTTGGGACAGGCGATTGCTCCGATTGGTCCAGCAGAAACTGGGCAGGATTTGGAAACGGGCGGTGAGGCGTCAACTGCGGCGGAGGTGAGTGCCAGCAGTTTCGATGATGACTTCCAGTTGTCCAGCTCTGCACCGGCCATCCTGATGAGCTCTCACTTTAGCCAAAGGCCTTTGGTGGCCAATCTTTCGCCTATGGCGCATGCCACCACCTCGCCCACAGCCTCGACTTTACGTCTCTGCCAGGATATGGACAAGGCTTGGGCTACGGCTTTGGATTCGGCCTCATCATCTGCTCAACGCAAGGCCACCAGTAGCTCCTGTGGTCAGCTGTCCATGCCAGCCACGGCTCCTGCTGTGACGGAGAATCCGTTTCGCTTCACCGTTTCATCAGTGGGTGCGGCAACGGCATCTAGTGCCTGTTTTGTGAATTGCTTTGAGCCAATCGAAGAGCAGGTCACTCCCACCATGGAGGTGGATTcacagccgccgcagccaGAGCCTCAAGTGGTGTATAATTTGCCCACGTTGCTGATTACAGGCGCAGCCAGTAACACCGAAATGACGAGCAAAAAGGAAGCCAGTAGAATGACAAAGACACCAataatttcaacaatttttgcaCCAATAGATGGGGAAATATCTCAAGATATAGCTCTACCAATAGATATAGGAATACAGACAGCAGAATGTACAACAATAGTTACACCAACTCATATTACAACAGATGTAACAATAGATACAACAACGGTTACACCAACAGTAACACCAACAGATACAATAGGAAAAGCAATACCAACAGTTACAACCACCGATATTTCAAAAG ATAGCCAAGTCTCGGTGTCGGTTTCGGCCTCGGTGTCATCGGCCAACTCGTCCACGTCGTCGCGTCGCCAAAGACACAGTATTGCCGGCCAGATGTCCTATATGAAAATGTTGGGTTTCGGTGGTTTTAGCAAAAAGATGGCCACCAGCGCGAATAGCCTTTTCAGCACCGCCGTCATCAGCGGCAGCTCGTCCGCCCCAAATCTTCGCGACATGATACCGGTCTCGTCATCCG GATTTGGCGATGTGCCACCAATCCGGCCACTTGAGACGCTGCACAATGCCCTGTCGCTGCGCAAGTTGGACAGCTTCCTGCAGGACATGATCCTGGCGCAGATCTTTAAGACGCCGACAGGATCGCCGCCACGTGGCTTTGCCAAGAGCACTTTGCCAGCGGTCTCCTCAATGACGCTGAACGCCGCCTCCGGCAACGAGGCGCCAGTGGCCGGTCAGCCGGCGATGCCCAAGCCCGCAACGCCGACCTTTGACCGTCGTGGCAGCGAGTACGGATCCACGATCGATGCCCATCCGCAGGAGAGCCAGTGCCCCATTCTGGACGACAGCAACTCCGTGCTGCTGCAATCGCTGGCGGAAAAGATGCAGC